CAGGCGCGCGCGGTTGACGTCGATTTCCACCAGTGCCGTGGCGGCGATGGCCCGGTTGAACCCGACCAGGGTCGCCGGTCGGCCGCGCGTCCGCGCATCGGTGGTTTCGGGCATGGCCAGTTCGACGATCACGCCCTGGGCGAGCAGGTCCTGGGTGATGGCGGTGATGCTGGCATGGCTCAGCCCCGTGACCGCGGCCAGCGCCGTGCGCGAGAGCGGACCCTGCACGCGCAGGGCGCCAAGCACCAGGCCCCGGTTCTGTCGCCGGACGCTGTCGCTGTCGCTGACATTACGCGCCAACCGGTATTCTCCTCGCCTCGAAGCGCAACACACCATTGTCCGTGCCTTAGCGCAAACGGTATTATTTGGGGCTGCCAAATTGATGTTGACTCAATTGGCGTGGCCGTGCGACTTCTTTTTTCGAGCAGCGAAATTAATGCTCAGGGCGCCGGTGGAGGGGGCCCGCTGGGGCTATGCCACCGGCACGAATGTGGGCAGGAGGACCGGCCCACGAGGGAGGACGAACATGAACAAGTTTCTAGCGGTCTTGCTTTGCACGACTGTCATTTCCGGCACGGCCGGCGTTGTCTATGCGCAGGACGGCATCACCGTCGGCGTGTCCTGGAACAACTTCCAGGAAGAACGCTGGAAGACTGACGAAGGCGCGATCAAGGCGGTGCTCGAAGCGGCCGGCGCGACCTATATCTCGGCTGACGCCCAGTCATCCGCATCCAAGCAGCTGACCGACATCGAAAGCCTGATTTCTCAGGGCGCCGATGCCATCATCGTGCTGGCGCAGGACAGCGAAGCTGTCGGTCCGGCCGTGGCTGCTGCCGTCGCCGAGGGCATTCCGGTGGTCGGGTATGACCGCCTGATCGAAAACCCCGATGCCTTCTACCTCACCTTCGACAACAAGGAAGTCGGTCGCCTGCAGGCGCAGGGCGTCTTTGCCGTGCAGCCAACCGGCAACTATGTCTTCATCAAGGGCAATTCGGCTGATCCCAATGCGGACTTCCTGTTTGCCGGCCAGATGGAAGTGCTGCAGGCCGCAGTCGACTCCGGCGACATCGTCAATGTCGGCGAAGCCTATACCGACAACTGGAACCCCGAAGTTGCCCAAGCGAACATGGAGCAGTTCCTGACCGCCAACAATAACGAGGTCGACGCTGTCGTCGCATCCAATGACGGCACCGCCGGTGGCGCCATTGCGGCGCTGACGGCGCAGGGTCTGGCCGGTTCGGTGCCGGTGTCGGGTCAGGACGGCGACCACGCCGCGCTGAACCGCATTGCTCTGGGCACGCAGACCGTATCGGTCTGGAAGGACGCCCGCGAACTGGGCAAGAAGGCTTCTGAAGTGGCCCTCGAGCTGGCCGGCGGCACGGCGCTCGATGCCGTGACCGGCGTGGTGCCGTTCTCGGGCGGACCAAAGGGCGTGGCGATGAATGCGTTCTTCATCGCGCCTGTCGCCGTCACCAAGGACAACCTCAACGTCGTCATCGACGCCGGCTGGGTTGCCAAGGATGTGGTGTGCCAGGGCGTGGCGGCCGGTTCGGTTGCCGCTTGCGACTAAGCTCACCCTGATCCACAGCAATCTGTGAAAAAGATGGTGCCGCGGCGTTCGCGCTGCGGCACTGTCACAAAGGTTGGCGCCACCCATCAGCGGGTCAGGCGCCGCGCCTCCGGGGAGACTAGACTTGGCTGACCAAAGCGCCATTCCAACCACCGTCCATCCCAGCGTCTATGCGCGCAACCCGTTGCAGCGTTTCCTGGTGGCCACCGAACTCGATACGCGCCTATTGGGCATGGTCGGGGCGCTCGCCATCATCTGGATCGGCTTTCACGTATTTTCCGGCGGCCTGTTCCTGACGCCACGCAATCTGTGGAACCTTTCGGTACAGACCTCGTCGGTCGCCGTCATGGTCACCGGCATGGTGCTGGTTATCGTCACCCGCAATATCGACCTGTCGGTGGGCTCCATTCTCGGCCTCGTCGCCATGGTAATGGGCGTGATGCAGACCGACATCCTGCCCAACCAGCTCGGGCTGGGTCTGGGCCATCCGATGATCTGGGTGCTGTCGCTGGCCGTCGGCCTGCTGACCGGCATCGCCATCGGGGCGCTGCAGGGCTCCATCATTGCCTATCTGCGGGTGCCGGCCTTCATCGTGACGCTGGGCGGCTATCTGGTGTGGCGCGGCGCTGCCTGGTGGGTCACCATGGGGCGCACCGTTGCGCCGATGGATCCGACCTTTCAGCTGATGGGCGGCGGGCCGACGGGGTCAGTCGGCGCCTTTTGGAGCTGGGTGGTGGGGATAATCGCCTGCGCCGCCATTCTGATCATGCTCTATGTCGGGCGCCGGCAGCGCCTGCGCTTCAATTTCCCGCTGCGTCCGATCTGGGCCGAGGCGACGCTGGCGTTGATCGGCTGTGCGCTGGTGATTGGTGCGGTCTCGGTCGCCAATGCCTATCCCTGGCCGGTGCGCATTGCCGCCAACTATGCCGAGGCCAATGGCCTGGTGGTGCCCGAAGGCGGGTTGTTCATCGCCCATGGCATTGCCATTCCAGTGCTGATTGCCCTGGGCGTCGGCGTCGTCATGACCTTCATATCCACCCGCACCCGTTTTGGCCGCTATGTCTTTGCCATGGGTGGCAATCCCGAGGCTGCCGAACTGGCCGGCATCAATACGCGCTGGGTGACCGTCAAGATCTTCATGCTTATGGGGGCGCTCTGCGCCATTGCGGCGGCGATCTCCTCGGCCCGGCTCAATGCAGCAACCAACGCCATGGGCACGCTGGACGAGCTCTATGTCATCGCCGCGGCGGTGATCGGCGGCACGTCGCTGGCCGGCGGCGTCGGCACCATTGCCGGCGCGCTGCTGGGGGCGCTGGTCATGCAGTCGCTGCAGTCGGGCATGGTGCTGATGGGGCTCGACAGCCCGCTGCAGTCCATCGTCGTCGGTGTGGTTCTCGTCTTTGCGGTATGGCTCGATACGCTCTACCGCCGTAACAAACACTAGGAGTCCTTGTGATGCTGGACACCAGAACACCTCTCGTGGAAATGAATGACATTTCCATATCCTTCGGCGGGATCCGTGCCGTGGACCATGCCTCCATCGACCTGTTTCCGGGCGAAGTGGTGGGGCTGTTGGGCCACAATGGCGCGGGTAAGTCGACGCTGATCAAGATTCTGTCGGGCGCCTATCGGCGCGATGCCGGCTCTATCCGCATCAATGGCGAGGATGCGACAATCAACAATCCGCGCGATGCCAAGGGCTACGGCATCGAGACGATCTACCAGCAGCTGGCCGTGGCCGACAATGTCGATGCCGCCGCCAATCTGTTCCTGGGGCGCGAACTCACCACAGCGATCGGCACGCTGGACGATGCGGCCATGGAGTCCAAGGCGCGCGAGGTAATGGGGCGGCTGAACCCCAACTTCCACCGCTTCAAGGAGCCGGTAAAGGCCCTGTCGGGTGGCCAGCGGCAATCGGTGGCGATCGCCCGGGCGATCCTGTTCAATGCCCGTATCCTGATCATGGACGAGCCGACGGCGGCGCTGGGGCCGCAGGAGACCACCCAGGTGGGCGACCTGATCAAGCAGCTCAAATCCGATGGTATCGGCATTTTCCTGATCAGCCACGACATCCATGACGTGTTTGACCTGGCCGACCGGGTGGTGGTGATGAAAAACGGGCAGGTGGTGGGTAGCGCCCGCACCAGCGATGTCACCAAGGACGAAGTGCTGGGCATGATCATCCTGGGCAAGGTACCGCCTGGTGCCACGCCAGGGCCGGGAGCCATTCCGGGCTGACCGCGTTAGGGTGAGGTCCGCAAGTGCCGTCACCCCTTGGTTCACATGTCAGCGCCCAAACAACCGCCAGCTTCATCTTCCCCGTCGGTGCTCGACCGGATCATGCCGCGGCACGCGCCGCTCTATTTCGGGCTCGCTATCGGGGGGCTCGCCTTTGCGATTTCGATGTTTGTGACCCCGAAATTCGCGGTTTCGATTGGCGCCAACGCCCTGTTCGTCGCCTATCTGGCGCTGGCGGCGATCAAGCTGCCGCGTCTCAGCGCCGACTATCTCAAGCATCATGCCCGCGACGAGGATACACCCTCAGGCGGGATCTTCCTCATTGTCTTCATCGTGGTGCTGGCCTCGGTGGTGTCGCTGTTCCTGGCGCTCAATGGCGAGAAGCCCGATCCCGCCGAAATGGTGCTCAGCGTGAGCTCGGTGCTGCTGGGCTGGTTCACCGTGCAGGCGGTGGGTGCCTCGCACTATGCCTATGAGTATTATCAGGCACCCGAAGCGAGTGGCGACAAGAAGCAGGACATTGTGGGTGGGCTGGAGTTTCCGGGTGAGGAAGAACCCGACGGCACGGCCTTCGTGTATTTTTCCTACACCGTAGGCACGTCCGTGGCGACGTCAGACACCAAGGCGACCTCCAATGCCATGCGCCGCCGGCTGACCTATCACCTGGTCTTCTCCCATCTTTACAACACCATCATTCTCGCCGCCGCCGTGAACGTGATGATGGCGGGGGGCGGCGGCTAGGCTTGTCGGGTTGCCGCTCGGCGCCCCGCATGCCAAAGCTTGGCCACTTAGTGCCAAGGAGAATCTCGCTCATGAAAACCCGCGCCGCCGTTGCCTTTGAAGCCGGCAAGCCCCTCGAAATCGTCGAGCTCGATCTCGACGGCCCCAAGGCCGGCGAAGTGCTGATCGAGATCAAGGCCACCGGCATCTGCCATACTGACGATTTTACCTTGTCCGGCGCCGATCCCGAAGGGCTGTTCCCCGCCGTGCTGGGCCATGAGGGCGCGGGCGTCGTCATGGAGGTCGGCCCGGGCGTCACCAGTCTGAAA
This sequence is a window from Devosia beringensis. Protein-coding genes within it:
- a CDS encoding ATP-binding cassette domain-containing protein; this encodes MLDTRTPLVEMNDISISFGGIRAVDHASIDLFPGEVVGLLGHNGAGKSTLIKILSGAYRRDAGSIRINGEDATINNPRDAKGYGIETIYQQLAVADNVDAAANLFLGRELTTAIGTLDDAAMESKAREVMGRLNPNFHRFKEPVKALSGGQRQSVAIARAILFNARILIMDEPTAALGPQETTQVGDLIKQLKSDGIGIFLISHDIHDVFDLADRVVVMKNGQVVGSARTSDVTKDEVLGMIILGKVPPGATPGPGAIPG
- the xylF gene encoding D-xylose ABC transporter substrate-binding protein, which gives rise to MNKFLAVLLCTTVISGTAGVVYAQDGITVGVSWNNFQEERWKTDEGAIKAVLEAAGATYISADAQSSASKQLTDIESLISQGADAIIVLAQDSEAVGPAVAAAVAEGIPVVGYDRLIENPDAFYLTFDNKEVGRLQAQGVFAVQPTGNYVFIKGNSADPNADFLFAGQMEVLQAAVDSGDIVNVGEAYTDNWNPEVAQANMEQFLTANNNEVDAVVASNDGTAGGAIAALTAQGLAGSVPVSGQDGDHAALNRIALGTQTVSVWKDARELGKKASEVALELAGGTALDAVTGVVPFSGGPKGVAMNAFFIAPVAVTKDNLNVVIDAGWVAKDVVCQGVAAGSVAACD
- a CDS encoding DUF1345 domain-containing protein translates to MPRHAPLYFGLAIGGLAFAISMFVTPKFAVSIGANALFVAYLALAAIKLPRLSADYLKHHARDEDTPSGGIFLIVFIVVLASVVSLFLALNGEKPDPAEMVLSVSSVLLGWFTVQAVGASHYAYEYYQAPEASGDKKQDIVGGLEFPGEEEPDGTAFVYFSYTVGTSVATSDTKATSNAMRRRLTYHLVFSHLYNTIILAAAVNVMMAGGGG
- a CDS encoding sugar ABC transporter permease — encoded protein: MADQSAIPTTVHPSVYARNPLQRFLVATELDTRLLGMVGALAIIWIGFHVFSGGLFLTPRNLWNLSVQTSSVAVMVTGMVLVIVTRNIDLSVGSILGLVAMVMGVMQTDILPNQLGLGLGHPMIWVLSLAVGLLTGIAIGALQGSIIAYLRVPAFIVTLGGYLVWRGAAWWVTMGRTVAPMDPTFQLMGGGPTGSVGAFWSWVVGIIACAAILIMLYVGRRQRLRFNFPLRPIWAEATLALIGCALVIGAVSVANAYPWPVRIAANYAEANGLVVPEGGLFIAHGIAIPVLIALGVGVVMTFISTRTRFGRYVFAMGGNPEAAELAGINTRWVTVKIFMLMGALCAIAAAISSARLNAATNAMGTLDELYVIAAAVIGGTSLAGGVGTIAGALLGALVMQSLQSGMVLMGLDSPLQSIVVGVVLVFAVWLDTLYRRNKH